The genomic DNA CAGTATCGAAATCCGCCGCGACGAGTGCTTTTTCAACAGCGCGCAACGCCACAGCAAAACGTTCGGCGAACTCGTCGATCTCAACGTCGCCAATCGTCAGCGGCGGAGCGATCCTCACAGTGCTGTCGTTGGCAGCATTCACGATAAGTCCGGCTTGCTGCGCTGCGGCAACGATCTCTTTGGCAACCGGGCGCCTCAGTGCAACGCCGATGAGCAATCCTGCGCCCCGGCATCCCGCAACCAACGGGGAGTCGATGGCCGCGATCGCTGCCCTGATCTGAGGTCCACGCTCGCGAGCATTTTCGACGAGCCCAGCCTGCTCGATCTCGCCGAGCACTGCGCTGGCAACGGCAGTACCCAGAGCGTTGCCGCCGTAGGTGGATCCGTGCGTACCAGGGTAGAAGAGCTCACTGGCGGCGCCGAAGGTGACAAGCGCACCGATCGGGAATCCTCCGCCGATGCCCTTGGCGAGCGTGATCGCGTCGGGAGTGATTCCAGCGTGTTGAAAACCGAACCACTCTCCAGTGCGCCCGGCTCCTGTCTGGATCTCATCAATGATGAGAAGCGCGCCGTGCGCCGTGGTCAACTCTCGCGCGGCTTGCAGATAGCCTTCGGGCAGTTCGAGAACTCCTGCTTCGCCCTTGATCGGCTCCACAAACAACGCGGCCACGCGGTCATCCATCGCAGCTTCGAGCGCTTCGATCGTGGAGTCAATGAATTCGACGCCCGGAACCATCGGCGCGAACGGTGCCTGCATTGCGGGTTTCCCTGTGAGAGCAAGGGTCCCCATCGTGCGCCCGTGGAAGGCTTCCTTGAGCGCAAGGATGCGTGACCGTTCAGCGCCCGACTCGGATGGTCCGCCGTGAAGACGAGCAAGCTTGAACGCAGCTTCGTTTGCTTCGGCACCCGAGTTGCTGAAATATACGCGCCCCTCGGCACCAGTGCCCGCGAGTCGCTTCAATCGCGCTGCGAGCTCGAGCTGTGGCGGGGTGGCGAAGTAGTTCGATACGTGTGTCAACGTTGCCGCCTGCGTCGCAACGGCTTCGACGAAGACGGGATGCGCGTGGCCCAGCGAATTGACCGCTATTCCGCCGAGAAAATCGAGGTAGCGGTTGCCCTCGGCATCCCATAGCCATGCGCCTTCACCGCGCACGAACAGTGCCATCCGGTCACCTGCATTGCGTACGAGGTCGCGCTTCGCGTCCTCTAGCCAGTCAGTCATCCCTTCACCACCTCGGTTCCAATTCCTTTATGAGTAAACAGTTCAACGAGCACGGAGTGCGGTATGCGACCGTCGATAATCGCCGCCGTTTCGACATTTCCCTCGACAGCCTCAAGGCACGCCTGCATCTTGGGGATCATTCCCGACTGCAGTCGCGGCATAAGCTCGCGAAGCTCAGTCGACGTCAGATGCGACACGAGAGAGTCTCGGTTCGGCCAGTCGGCATATAGACCTGCGACGTCCGTCAAAACGACCAGCTTCGTCGCTTCGAGGGCCACGGCGAGCGCCGCCGCAGCAGCATCGGCATTCACGTTGAGCGACTGACCGGGATTATCGATGTCGGGTGCGATCGATGACACCACCGGGACACGGCCCGCCGCGATCTGATCAAGCACCGGCTGCGGATCAACTTCGACGACATCTCCGACTCGTCCGAGGCTGTGCTCGGCGCCATCAACGAAGACCGCACGCTGGCGCCCTCCGAACAAGCCAGCGTCCTCGCCCGAGAGGCCAGCGGCCACGGGGCCGTGCGCGTTGATCTTCGCAACAAGTTGCGGGTTGATCTGGCCGGTGAGCACCATTCGGACAACGCTGATCGCCTCAGTGCTCGTGACGCGGTAGCCGCCCTTGAACTCGCTGGGGATCGCAAGCCGGTCGAGCATATTCGAAATCTGCGGCCCGCCACCATGCACGACAACAGGCTTGATGCCGACATAGCGCAGATACGCCATGTCTTCGGCGAAGGCATCCTGCAACTCTTCTGACACCATCGCATTGCCGCCGTATTTGATCACGATGATCTGGTCGGAGTAGCGCTTGAGCCACGGAAGCGAGTCGATCAGAGTCTGCGCTTTCGCGCTCGCTTCAGCGGGATCTGTGTCTTGAATATCTATATTTGTCATGACGAGTAGGCGCTATTTTCGTGAACGTAGTCGTGCGTGAGGTCGTTGGTAAGAATTGTCGCTGACGAATCACCGATTTTTAGATCGATGAGAACATCAGTTGCCCGTGGCGTGAGGTCAACATCCTCTCGAGGGCGATCCGGGCCGCCTTCAGCGCAGACACGGACCCCGTTCATCCATACGTCGACGTTGTACGGGTCGAATTCGGCATCGGTCGTCCCGATGGCGGCGAGCACACGCCCCCAGTTGGCGTCATTGCCGAAAATCGCTGCCTTGAAGAGGTTGTTGCGAGCAACCGAGCGACCGACTTCTACGGCTTCGTCTTCGGATGCCGCGTGCTCGACACGAATCGTGATGTTGTGACTTGCGCCCTCGGCGTCGGCCTGTAATTGCTTCGAAAGGTCGAGGCACACCTCTGCGAGCGCCGCGGCAAACGCATCAGCGTCGGGTGAAATACCGGATGCGCCAGAGACCATCAGCGTCACCTGATCATTGGTCGACATGCACCCGTCGGAGTCGAGGCGGTCAAAGCTCGTGCGAGTCGCGGCACGCAGATACGCATCGGCGTTCGATGAATCAATGACAGCGTCGGTCGTGATGACAACGAGCATCGTCGCAAGACCGGGAGCCAACATCCCGGCACCCTTGGCCATCCCACCGATCGTCCAACCGTCGCGAGAGACGACGGAACGCTTGGCCTTTGAGTCGGTGGTCATGATGGCTTCGGATGCCGCGACCCCGCCGTCAACGCTCAATTGTTCGATTCCGCGCGCTACGCCCTCGAGCACACGGGAGCGAAAAATCTCGTCGCCCGTACCGATAAGTCCTGTCGAGCACACCAGAATGTCGCCCGGGCTCACGCCCAGTAGGGATGCCGTCTTCTCAGCTGTCTGATGAGTTGTTTGAAATCCGAATGAACCGGTGAAGCAATTTGCGCCCCCCGAATTGAGCACGATTGCTTCGACGACGCCGTCAGCGACAGCCTGCTGAGACCAAATAATGGGGTTGGCCTTCGCCCGGTTGCTCGTGAAGACAGCGGCGCCAACTTTGAGCGGCCCATCGTTGACGACGACGGCGACGTCCGGTTTTCCCGTTGATTTGAGGCCGACGGTAACTCCTGATGCGGTAAAACCTTGGGCTGCAGTGACGCTCACGGCGCGACTCCGTTCATGCTGAGTGCCCGGTCTTCGGGAAGACCCAGGGCAATATTCATGGATTGGATGGCAGCTCCAGCGGTGCCCTTCACAAGATTGTCGACAGCGGCCACGACGACGACCCGCCCCGCGTCACGGTCAATCGCGAGCCCGATTAGAGCTGTATTCGCCCCGATGACGTCAGCGGTACGCGGGAACTGGCCCTCCGGGAGTAACTGAACGAACGCCTCACCGTTGTATGCGTCTTCCCACGCGGCGCGAAGGTCCGCGTCGCTCACTCCTGGTGCTATCGGCGCACTGGAGGTCGCGAGAATTCCCCGCGCCATAGGAACGAGTACTGGAGTGAATGAAATCCTTGGGTCGGGAGCCCCGGCCGCAATCAGGGCTTGCCTGATCTCCGGGATATGACGGTGTGTGCCGCCGACGGCATATGGGTTTGCCGATCCGAGAATCTCACTCGCAAGAAGCTTCGTCTTGAGGCTCTTGCCTGCCCCCGACGGGCCGACAGCCAGCACGCTCACGATGCCGGCGGGGTCGATGACGCCCGCAGACACACCCGGAGCCATACTCAAACTCACCGTCGACGCGTTGCAACCCGGAGCTGCGATACGCGTCGCACCGATGAGATTCTCTCGCTGTTTGCCTGTGCCCACCGGCAACTCTGGAACGCCGTAGGTCCAGGGCTCGTGAAATGGGCCACTGTAGAAGCGATCCCACTCGGTCTCAGATACGAGCCGGTGATCTGCTCCCGCATCGAT from Microbacterium endophyticum includes the following:
- a CDS encoding acetylornithine transaminase is translated as MTDWLEDAKRDLVRNAGDRMALFVRGEGAWLWDAEGNRYLDFLGGIAVNSLGHAHPVFVEAVATQAATLTHVSNYFATPPQLELAARLKRLAGTGAEGRVYFSNSGAEANEAAFKLARLHGGPSESGAERSRILALKEAFHGRTMGTLALTGKPAMQAPFAPMVPGVEFIDSTIEALEAAMDDRVAALFVEPIKGEAGVLELPEGYLQAARELTTAHGALLIIDEIQTGAGRTGEWFGFQHAGITPDAITLAKGIGGGFPIGALVTFGAASELFYPGTHGSTYGGNALGTAVASAVLGEIEQAGLVENARERGPQIRAAIAAIDSPLVAGCRGAGLLIGVALRRPVAKEIVAAAQQAGLIVNAANDSTVRIAPPLTIGDVEIDEFAERFAVALRAVEKALVAADFDTAEEVPA
- the argB gene encoding acetylglutamate kinase; translated protein: MTNIDIQDTDPAEASAKAQTLIDSLPWLKRYSDQIIVIKYGGNAMVSEELQDAFAEDMAYLRYVGIKPVVVHGGGPQISNMLDRLAIPSEFKGGYRVTSTEAISVVRMVLTGQINPQLVAKINAHGPVAAGLSGEDAGLFGGRQRAVFVDGAEHSLGRVGDVVEVDPQPVLDQIAAGRVPVVSSIAPDIDNPGQSLNVNADAAAAALAVALEATKLVVLTDVAGLYADWPNRDSLVSHLTSTELRELMPRLQSGMIPKMQACLEAVEGNVETAAIIDGRIPHSVLVELFTHKGIGTEVVKG
- the argJ gene encoding bifunctional glutamate N-acetyltransferase/amino-acid acetyltransferase ArgJ, whose amino-acid sequence is MSVTAAQGFTASGVTVGLKSTGKPDVAVVVNDGPLKVGAAVFTSNRAKANPIIWSQQAVADGVVEAIVLNSGGANCFTGSFGFQTTHQTAEKTASLLGVSPGDILVCSTGLIGTGDEIFRSRVLEGVARGIEQLSVDGGVAASEAIMTTDSKAKRSVVSRDGWTIGGMAKGAGMLAPGLATMLVVITTDAVIDSSNADAYLRAATRTSFDRLDSDGCMSTNDQVTLMVSGASGISPDADAFAAALAEVCLDLSKQLQADAEGASHNITIRVEHAASEDEAVEVGRSVARNNLFKAAIFGNDANWGRVLAAIGTTDAEFDPYNVDVWMNGVRVCAEGGPDRPREDVDLTPRATDVLIDLKIGDSSATILTNDLTHDYVHENSAYSS
- the argC gene encoding N-acetyl-gamma-glutamyl-phosphate reductase, encoding MTYSVAVSGASGYAGGEILRLLAAHPDVEIRTVTAHSTAGQPLVQHQPHLRSLAHLTIQETTPEILAGHDIVFLALPHGQSGQYTDSLGGTPLVIDAGADHRLVSETEWDRFYSGPFHEPWTYGVPELPVGTGKQRENLIGATRIAAPGCNASTVSLSMAPGVSAGVIDPAGIVSVLAVGPSGAGKSLKTKLLASEILGSANPYAVGGTHRHIPEIRQALIAAGAPDPRISFTPVLVPMARGILATSSAPIAPGVSDADLRAAWEDAYNGEAFVQLLPEGQFPRTADVIGANTALIGLAIDRDAGRVVVVAAVDNLVKGTAGAAIQSMNIALGLPEDRALSMNGVAP